A window of the Branchiibius hedensis genome harbors these coding sequences:
- a CDS encoding MFS transporter: protein MPTPLTSDQRNSFAAAYLGWAMDAFDYFLVVLIYADIAKDFDVPLTKMALITTMTLIMRPVGAFVFGLWADRKGRRIPLMTNVAFYSTVGFLCAFAPNFTVLIILRMLYGIGMGGEWGLGAALAMEKIPAERRGFFSGFLQSGYSMGYLFAALAFLLLNTWLGLNWRWMFALSIIPAAISLLIRARVKESEVWEQTRERVKATRTRTRDIFANPVIWKRFVFLVLLMTAFNWMSHGTQDVYPTFLKATDDHGAGLAKSTATWIAVIYNIGAIIGGLIAGALSEKYGRKAIIIGCAVLALPIVPIFAFSTTAGMLTLGSFLMQVMVQGAWGVIPAHLTELSPDEIRGFYPGVTYQLGNCLAAFNLPIQEALASSHGYPFALAATIVPVLIAVIVLTAVGKENKGVAFGQSSVISDPAPAQTPR, encoded by the coding sequence ATGCCCACTCCGCTGACATCGGATCAACGCAACTCCTTCGCCGCCGCCTACCTCGGCTGGGCGATGGATGCGTTCGACTACTTCCTGGTCGTGCTCATCTACGCCGACATCGCCAAGGACTTCGACGTCCCGCTGACCAAGATGGCGCTCATCACGACCATGACGCTGATCATGCGGCCGGTCGGTGCGTTCGTCTTCGGGCTGTGGGCCGACCGCAAGGGCCGGCGGATCCCGCTGATGACCAACGTGGCCTTCTACAGCACGGTCGGCTTCCTGTGCGCGTTCGCGCCCAACTTCACCGTCCTGATCATCCTGCGGATGCTCTACGGCATCGGCATGGGTGGCGAGTGGGGTCTTGGCGCCGCGCTGGCCATGGAGAAGATCCCCGCCGAGCGGCGCGGCTTCTTCTCCGGCTTCCTGCAGAGCGGGTACTCGATGGGCTACCTGTTCGCCGCGCTCGCCTTCCTGCTGCTGAACACCTGGCTGGGGCTGAACTGGCGCTGGATGTTCGCCTTGTCGATCATCCCGGCGGCGATCTCCTTGTTGATCAGGGCCCGGGTCAAGGAGTCCGAGGTCTGGGAGCAGACCCGCGAACGCGTGAAGGCCACCCGGACGCGCACCCGGGACATCTTCGCCAACCCGGTGATCTGGAAGCGGTTCGTCTTCCTGGTGCTGCTGATGACCGCCTTCAACTGGATGAGCCACGGCACCCAGGACGTCTACCCGACGTTCCTGAAGGCCACCGACGACCACGGCGCCGGCCTGGCCAAGAGCACCGCGACCTGGATCGCCGTGATCTACAACATCGGCGCGATCATCGGTGGCCTGATCGCCGGCGCGCTCTCGGAGAAGTACGGCCGCAAGGCGATCATCATCGGTTGCGCGGTCCTCGCCCTGCCCATCGTGCCGATCTTCGCCTTCTCCACGACCGCAGGCATGTTGACCCTCGGCTCGTTCCTGATGCAGGTGATGGTGCAGGGCGCCTGGGGTGTCATCCCCGCACACCTGACCGAGTTGTCACCCGATGAGATCCGCGGGTTCTACCCCGGCGTCACCTATCAGCTCGGCAACTGCCTGGCCGCGTTCAACCTGCCGATCCAGGAGGCGCTGGCCAGTTCGCACGGCTACCCGTTCGCGCTGGCCGCAACGATCGTGCCGGTGCTGATCGCGGTCATCGTGCTGACCGCTGTGGGCAAGGAGAACAAGGGTGTCGCCTTCGGGCAGTCATCGGTCATTTCTGATCCGGCTCCCGCTCAAACTCCACGGTGA
- a CDS encoding YihY/virulence factor BrkB family protein, translated as MSLTRRVDAFQQRHAVLGFPIGVIYKFFDDYGTYLSALVTYYAFVSIFPLLLLASTILSIVLQGHPHLQQELIDSALSEFPVIGDQLKTPQSLGGSWTAILVGVIVALYGALGAAQAIQYVSNQVWQVPRNNRPNPFVARGKSILIILMMGIGVFGVSLANVIISRWTFLGDHSALIADTVAFPLIVASMMFIFQLSASSKVRPWHVLPGAIVATILLRVLQGFGSSYVSGVVAKASSVDGVFAIVLGLLAFVYLVAMSLILAMEINVVWRKRLYPRSLLTPFSDNVELTRADQAMYAGRARAQRYKGFEEITVEFEREPDQK; from the coding sequence ATGTCGCTGACCCGGCGCGTGGACGCCTTCCAGCAGCGGCACGCCGTCCTCGGATTCCCGATCGGTGTGATCTACAAGTTCTTCGACGACTACGGCACCTATCTGTCGGCGCTGGTGACCTACTACGCGTTTGTCTCGATCTTCCCGTTGCTGTTGCTGGCCAGTACGATCCTGTCGATCGTGCTGCAGGGCCACCCGCATCTGCAGCAGGAGCTGATCGACTCGGCGCTGAGCGAGTTCCCGGTCATCGGTGACCAGTTGAAGACTCCGCAGAGCCTGGGCGGCAGTTGGACGGCCATTCTCGTCGGCGTCATCGTGGCTCTCTACGGTGCGCTCGGAGCGGCCCAGGCAATCCAGTACGTCTCCAACCAGGTGTGGCAGGTGCCGCGCAACAACCGACCCAATCCCTTTGTCGCACGAGGGAAGTCGATTCTGATCATCCTGATGATGGGCATCGGCGTCTTCGGCGTGAGCCTGGCCAATGTGATCATCAGCCGCTGGACGTTCCTCGGTGACCACAGCGCGCTCATCGCCGACACCGTCGCGTTCCCGTTGATCGTCGCGTCGATGATGTTCATCTTCCAACTCAGCGCGTCGTCCAAGGTGCGGCCGTGGCATGTCCTGCCGGGGGCGATCGTCGCCACGATTCTGTTGCGCGTGCTGCAGGGGTTCGGGTCGTCGTACGTGTCCGGGGTCGTGGCCAAGGCATCGAGTGTCGACGGGGTGTTCGCGATCGTCCTGGGTCTGTTGGCCTTCGTCTACTTGGTGGCGATGAGTCTGATCCTGGCCATGGAGATCAACGTGGTGTGGCGCAAGCGGCTCTACCCCCGGTCCCTGCTCACCCCGTTCAGTGACAACGTCGAGCTGACTCGGGCCGACCAGGCGATGTACGCCGGTCGGGCCCGGGCCCAGCGCTACAAGGGGTTCGAGGAGATCACCGTGGAGTTTGAGCGGGAGCCGGATCAGAAATGA
- a CDS encoding AAA family ATPase, translating into MSEPWFCDPDDVSAALERAGYLPDDAIATTVFLADHLQRPLLLEGPAGVGKTALAAALATATGSSLIRLQCYEGVDEARALYEWNHAAQLLRITAAGDDSSVFTEEFLLPRPLLKAVRNPSRAVLLIDELDKADEEMEGLLLELLSEFQVTIPELGTIKAKHTPLVILTSNAQRELSEALRRRCLYLHLDYPTQDREREIVQLHAPGLPEALTASVVRTVAALRDLDLRKAPSISETVDWARTLLALGADDLDPALVERTLGVVLKHQTDIDTVRAAWLK; encoded by the coding sequence GTGAGTGAGCCGTGGTTCTGCGACCCCGATGATGTCAGCGCGGCCCTCGAGCGCGCCGGATACCTACCGGACGACGCCATTGCCACGACCGTCTTCCTCGCCGACCACTTGCAGCGGCCGCTGCTGCTGGAAGGGCCCGCGGGCGTCGGGAAGACCGCTCTCGCGGCGGCGCTCGCAACCGCCACGGGGTCCTCGCTCATTCGTCTGCAGTGTTACGAGGGTGTCGACGAGGCCCGGGCGCTGTACGAGTGGAACCACGCCGCGCAACTGCTGCGGATCACTGCGGCCGGCGACGACTCCAGCGTGTTCACCGAGGAGTTCCTGCTGCCCCGCCCGTTGCTGAAGGCGGTCCGCAACCCCTCACGCGCCGTACTGCTGATCGATGAGTTGGACAAGGCCGACGAGGAGATGGAGGGTCTGCTGCTGGAATTGCTGTCCGAGTTCCAGGTGACCATCCCGGAGTTGGGCACGATCAAGGCCAAGCACACCCCGTTGGTCATCCTGACCTCCAACGCCCAGCGGGAGTTGTCCGAGGCGCTGCGGCGCCGATGCCTCTACCTGCATCTGGACTACCCGACCCAGGACCGCGAGCGCGAGATCGTGCAGTTGCACGCACCCGGCCTGCCCGAGGCGCTCACCGCCTCGGTGGTGCGCACTGTTGCTGCGCTGCGCGACCTCGACCTGCGTAAAGCGCCCTCGATCTCGGAGACCGTCGACTGGGCGCGCACCCTGCTGGCCCTCGGCGCCGATGATCTCGATCCGGCTCTGGTCGAACGAACCCTCGGGGTGGTGCTCAAACACCAGACCGACATCGACACCGTGCGCGCGGCATGGCTGAAATAG
- a CDS encoding VWA domain-containing protein has translation MAEIADRLVEFSHALRDHGIPVGTSEGIDAALAARALGFAERERLRAGLASALTGSPDERAIFDPLFDVYFPIAVGVRPVEDRDLLADLRTALAQGDSLEQLAMDAVTQHGQVGSGWSAQQTLQQLRPERAIAGASKGDGGIAQAYERDELRAQVRHFRGLIEAEARRRNAEIRGVEQISRYAVDKTILERDLLGLGPGDLAALKAELVPLAKKLAARLKAKETARGPIDVRRTMRSSMSTGGVPMDPVYRKRSKHRPDLVVLADLSGSVGGFSMFTLLLLKALHSHFRRLRVLGFVSSAADITELITGDLLNGSLTYWALERPELTRRGRSSNYEQSLRDLLAADGLTARSTLLILGDARSNHARPDLDTLEAIRRKVRRVYWLNPEARTRWDTGDSVASAYGQIVPMHEVRTAAGLRHFVEQVL, from the coding sequence ATGGCTGAAATAGCCGACCGGCTGGTCGAATTCAGCCACGCGCTGCGCGACCACGGAATACCCGTCGGCACCAGCGAGGGCATCGACGCGGCCCTGGCGGCGCGGGCTCTCGGGTTCGCCGAGCGCGAGCGCCTACGGGCCGGCCTGGCCAGTGCGCTGACCGGGTCACCGGACGAGCGGGCCATCTTCGATCCGCTCTTCGATGTGTACTTCCCGATCGCGGTCGGCGTCCGGCCCGTCGAGGACCGTGACCTGCTGGCGGACCTGAGGACCGCTCTGGCGCAGGGTGATTCACTTGAGCAACTGGCGATGGACGCGGTCACCCAGCACGGCCAGGTCGGCTCGGGTTGGTCGGCCCAGCAGACGCTGCAACAGCTGCGGCCCGAGCGGGCGATCGCCGGGGCGAGCAAAGGCGACGGCGGCATCGCCCAGGCGTACGAACGGGACGAACTGCGCGCCCAGGTCCGCCACTTCCGCGGGTTGATCGAGGCCGAGGCACGGCGCCGCAACGCCGAGATCCGAGGCGTCGAACAGATCAGCCGGTACGCCGTGGACAAGACCATACTCGAGCGTGACCTTCTCGGGCTGGGACCAGGCGACCTGGCAGCACTGAAAGCCGAACTGGTCCCGCTGGCAAAGAAACTCGCGGCCCGACTGAAAGCCAAGGAGACCGCGCGAGGCCCGATCGACGTACGCCGAACCATGCGTTCGTCGATGTCGACCGGTGGCGTGCCGATGGACCCGGTCTATCGCAAACGCAGCAAGCACCGGCCCGACCTGGTGGTACTGGCGGACCTGTCCGGCTCGGTCGGCGGCTTCTCGATGTTCACGCTGCTGCTGCTCAAGGCGCTGCACAGCCACTTCCGGCGGCTGCGGGTCCTGGGGTTCGTCAGTAGCGCCGCCGACATCACCGAGTTGATCACCGGCGACCTGTTGAACGGCTCCCTGACCTACTGGGCGCTGGAACGACCTGAGCTGACGCGGCGCGGGCGGTCCAGCAACTACGAACAGTCGCTACGCGACCTTCTGGCGGCCGACGGGCTGACCGCTCGCTCGACGCTGCTCATCCTCGGCGACGCACGCAGCAACCACGCCCGGCCGGATCTGGACACGCTGGAGGCGATCCGACGCAAGGTACGCCGGGTGTACTGGCTCAACCCCGAGGCGCGCACGAGGTGGGATACCGGCGACTCGGTCGCCTCGGCGTACGGGCAGATCGTTCCCATGCACGAGGTGCGCACGGCGGCAGGTCTCCGACACTTCGTCGAACAGGTCCTGTGA
- a CDS encoding acetyl/propionyl/methylcrotonyl-CoA carboxylase subunit alpha produces MPSVSKVLIANRGEIAVRVARACKDAGIASVAVYADPDRDALHVRVADEAYALGGATPGESYLKQDKLLEVAAQSGADAVHPGYGFLSENADFAQAVLDAGLTWIGPPPAAIDSLGDKVKARHIATKAGAPLVPGTNDPVADADEVVAFAREHGLPVAIKAAYGGGGRGLKVARTLEEIPELYDSAVREAVTAFGRGECFVERFLDKPRHVETQCLADAAGNVVVVSTRDCSLQRRNQKLVEEAPAPYLTDAQHDELVRASKAILREANYVGAGTCEFLVGQDGVISFLEVNTRLQVEHPVSEEVTGIDLVREQFRIAAGGTVDYPDPVPHAHSIEFRINGEDAGRGFLPAPGTVTLFDAPSGPGVRVDSGVVSGDIIGGAFDSMLAKLIVTGATRQQALERSRRALDELVIEGMPTVLPFHRVVVRDPAFATDDDTPFTIHTRWIETEFDNQIPAYSGALDDADEPQERQSLVVEVGGKRLEVSLPAGFSGAAAAPAGPAKRKKRAGGGGTKVSGDALTAPMQGTIVKVLVADGDQVAAGDTVVVLEAMKMEQPITAHKDGTISGLSASVGETVTSGTVLATISD; encoded by the coding sequence ATGCCCTCCGTGTCCAAAGTCCTCATCGCTAACCGGGGCGAGATCGCCGTCCGGGTCGCCCGAGCCTGCAAGGACGCAGGCATCGCTTCCGTGGCGGTCTACGCCGATCCGGACCGGGACGCACTGCACGTGCGCGTCGCGGACGAGGCCTACGCACTGGGCGGTGCCACGCCCGGTGAGTCCTACCTGAAGCAGGACAAGTTGCTCGAGGTCGCGGCGCAGTCCGGCGCCGATGCGGTGCACCCCGGCTATGGCTTCCTGTCGGAGAACGCCGACTTCGCGCAGGCGGTCCTGGACGCCGGGTTGACGTGGATCGGGCCCCCGCCGGCGGCGATCGACTCGCTCGGCGACAAGGTCAAGGCGCGGCACATCGCGACGAAGGCCGGCGCTCCCCTGGTGCCCGGCACCAACGACCCGGTCGCCGACGCGGACGAGGTGGTCGCCTTCGCGCGCGAGCACGGTTTGCCGGTGGCGATCAAAGCGGCGTACGGCGGTGGCGGGCGCGGCCTGAAGGTGGCCCGCACGCTGGAGGAGATCCCCGAGCTCTACGACTCGGCGGTGCGCGAAGCGGTCACGGCATTCGGCCGCGGCGAATGCTTCGTCGAGCGGTTCCTGGACAAGCCGCGGCACGTGGAGACGCAGTGCCTCGCCGATGCGGCCGGCAACGTGGTGGTCGTGTCGACGCGGGACTGCTCGCTGCAGCGACGCAACCAGAAGTTGGTTGAGGAGGCTCCCGCGCCGTACCTGACGGATGCGCAACACGACGAACTGGTGCGTGCCTCGAAAGCCATTCTGCGCGAAGCGAATTACGTCGGAGCCGGGACCTGTGAGTTCTTGGTCGGGCAGGACGGCGTCATCTCCTTCCTGGAGGTCAACACCCGCCTGCAGGTCGAGCACCCGGTGTCCGAGGAGGTCACCGGGATCGACCTGGTCCGCGAGCAGTTCCGCATCGCCGCTGGCGGCACCGTGGACTACCCCGACCCGGTCCCGCACGCGCACTCCATCGAATTCCGCATCAACGGTGAGGACGCGGGTCGCGGATTCCTGCCTGCACCCGGCACGGTCACGCTCTTCGACGCACCGTCCGGACCCGGCGTGCGCGTCGACTCCGGGGTCGTCAGCGGCGACATCATCGGCGGCGCGTTCGACTCGATGCTGGCCAAGCTGATCGTGACCGGGGCAACCCGGCAGCAGGCGCTGGAGCGCTCCCGTCGGGCCTTGGACGAATTGGTCATCGAGGGCATGCCCACGGTGCTGCCGTTCCACCGCGTGGTCGTGCGAGACCCGGCGTTCGCGACCGACGATGACACGCCGTTCACCATCCACACCCGCTGGATCGAAACGGAATTCGACAACCAGATCCCTGCCTACTCAGGCGCGCTCGACGACGCTGACGAACCGCAGGAGCGGCAGAGCCTGGTGGTCGAGGTGGGCGGCAAGCGACTGGAAGTGAGTCTGCCCGCCGGTTTCTCCGGTGCCGCGGCGGCACCCGCTGGTCCCGCCAAGCGCAAGAAGCGCGCCGGTGGCGGCGGGACCAAGGTCTCCGGCGACGCGCTGACCGCGCCGATGCAGGGCACCATCGTCAAGGTCCTGGTCGCCGACGGCGATCAGGTCGCGGCCGGTGACACCGTCGTGGTGTTGGAGGCGATGAAGATGGAGCAGCCGATCACCGCGCACAAGGACGGCACGATCAGCGGGCTGTCGGCGAGTGTCGGCGAGACAGTCACCTCGGGCACGGTGCTGGCGACGATCAGCGACTGA
- a CDS encoding TetR/AcrR family transcriptional regulator, which produces MSKSLERRRAARGRRSRPEGTAARQLHLLESAAAVVAEQGLRGLTHRAVDREAGLPEGTCSVYYRTRLALLTALTEHVGAHFTSDVAAMGEGFSDEQILNRVFVVNACTKLLHGWTQDATLVIAMGELSFESLRKPTLAPAANHWREMMAFIVETIIERMGISAPQMRAKALVSSLEGIVVSSMKLQPAAREGYLRHTIGILVLGILNLDAADVAALDAEQLQLSR; this is translated from the coding sequence GTGTCGAAGTCCCTTGAGCGCCGTCGCGCCGCACGTGGTCGCCGCAGCCGTCCGGAGGGGACTGCGGCCCGCCAGCTGCACCTCTTGGAGTCCGCGGCAGCGGTCGTGGCTGAGCAGGGTTTGCGAGGACTCACCCACCGGGCGGTCGACCGCGAGGCAGGACTGCCCGAAGGTACCTGCTCGGTGTACTACCGCACCCGATTGGCGCTGCTGACCGCGCTCACCGAGCACGTGGGAGCCCACTTCACCAGCGATGTAGCAGCCATGGGTGAGGGCTTCTCCGATGAGCAGATCCTGAACCGGGTTTTCGTGGTGAACGCGTGCACCAAACTGCTGCACGGGTGGACCCAGGACGCGACGCTGGTCATCGCGATGGGTGAATTGAGCTTCGAGTCACTGCGCAAGCCGACGCTCGCACCCGCCGCCAACCACTGGCGCGAGATGATGGCCTTCATCGTCGAGACGATCATCGAGCGGATGGGTATCTCGGCTCCGCAGATGCGCGCGAAGGCGTTGGTGTCCTCGCTCGAGGGCATCGTGGTGAGCTCGATGAAGCTGCAGCCGGCTGCCCGCGAAGGCTACCTGCGGCACACCATCGGGATCCTCGTGCTGGGCATCCTGAACCTGGACGCTGCCGACGTGGCGGCGCTCGACGCGGAGCAGCTGCAGCTCAGTCGCTGA
- a CDS encoding pirin family protein — protein sequence MTNPDPHPLEVPIHAAPCAGRSELLTARDVPLGGLRAMTVRRTIPQRARSLIGAWCFADHYGPDDISQTGGMQVAPHPHTGLATVSWLFEGRIQHRDSAGNVQAVLPGELNLMNAGRGISHSEISDPAGPATLHGVQLWVALPDPDRFSEPTLHHFVPPVSESDGVRLRVFLGSAAGQSSPVPTYTALLGAQLDFAPGARVELDLEPDFEYGVLVDSGHVTAAGEPVAPAELRYFPPGAARMSLVAGAEPARVILLGGEPLGESLVMWSNFVGRDHDEIASFREEWQHQITRDGALITDTQDSAPGRFGRAEGDHLPPIPAPTMPGTRLKPRG from the coding sequence ATGACCAACCCTGACCCGCACCCGCTCGAGGTACCCATCCACGCCGCGCCCTGCGCGGGCCGCAGCGAGTTGCTCACCGCGCGCGATGTCCCCCTCGGCGGGTTGCGGGCCATGACGGTACGTCGCACCATCCCCCAGCGCGCCCGGAGCCTGATCGGGGCATGGTGTTTCGCTGATCATTACGGCCCGGACGACATTTCACAGACCGGCGGAATGCAGGTCGCACCTCACCCGCACACCGGATTGGCCACGGTCAGTTGGCTTTTCGAGGGCCGGATCCAGCATCGTGACTCCGCTGGCAATGTGCAGGCGGTGCTGCCCGGCGAACTCAACTTGATGAACGCCGGCCGCGGGATCAGTCATTCGGAGATCTCCGATCCCGCCGGTCCGGCCACGTTGCACGGTGTGCAGTTGTGGGTCGCCCTCCCCGACCCGGATCGCTTCAGCGAGCCGACCTTGCACCATTTCGTGCCTCCGGTCAGCGAGTCCGATGGCGTCCGCCTCCGGGTTTTCCTGGGATCCGCCGCCGGGCAGTCCAGCCCGGTCCCGACGTACACCGCCCTGCTCGGCGCCCAACTCGATTTCGCTCCTGGCGCCCGGGTCGAGCTCGACCTGGAGCCCGACTTCGAGTACGGCGTCCTGGTCGATTCCGGGCACGTCACCGCCGCCGGCGAACCGGTGGCTCCGGCCGAGTTGCGCTACTTCCCACCCGGCGCAGCACGGATGTCCCTGGTTGCTGGTGCTGAGCCGGCCCGGGTGATCCTGCTGGGCGGCGAACCACTGGGCGAGTCGCTGGTCATGTGGTCGAACTTCGTCGGACGCGATCACGACGAGATCGCGTCGTTCCGGGAGGAGTGGCAACACCAGATCACCCGTGACGGCGCGCTGATCACCGACACGCAGGACAGCGCACCAGGACGATTCGGGCGAGCCGAAGGCGACCATCTGCCCCCGATCCCAGCCCCGACCATGCCCGGCACTCGGCTGAAGCCCCGCGGCTGA
- a CDS encoding HNH endonuclease, translating into MDENEVLDEAEQAALALVRECRSRINSTAGQGDSARIGDVLIQELEYLKHAISARQIELTAHLVTEAQERLQPEAKVPAGWATRVTAVAVGFARRKHPAAAARLVRQAQVLAQEMPSVLDAMRAGELGEEQAAILVRETDGLDPGARAQVAEEISDRWHRLGDRGLREATRCVVNRLDPNLAQVRAIAAAQDRHVSWRSAPDSMLRLTALLPVREGLACVQALQADPAVAKARAADRNRAMADALVSRVTGRAAGEGAPVDVRVNLMIPIEALVKDAPGFLEGYGTIPGHLARDLISACPDKDGPDVRRIFTAPGHDELIGMESTARTYRGLLREFIKLRDQRCRTPFCESPVKHIDHIAPAAAGGRTTASNAGADCERCNYTKEIPGYFVTGNAQTVTYRVGRLTMTSTPPRPPSARPREAVSRLERRFVEVIWHGFTAPKRE; encoded by the coding sequence ATGGACGAGAACGAGGTGCTGGACGAGGCCGAACAGGCCGCGCTTGCCCTCGTGCGCGAGTGTCGGTCGCGGATCAATTCGACTGCAGGACAAGGTGATTCAGCTCGGATCGGCGACGTCCTCATCCAGGAGCTCGAGTACCTCAAGCACGCGATCAGCGCCCGGCAGATCGAGCTGACCGCCCACTTGGTGACGGAGGCGCAGGAGCGGCTGCAGCCAGAAGCGAAGGTGCCCGCAGGATGGGCGACACGGGTTACCGCCGTGGCCGTCGGGTTCGCTCGCCGCAAGCATCCGGCGGCCGCGGCGCGGCTAGTCCGCCAAGCCCAGGTCCTCGCCCAAGAGATGCCGTCGGTCCTCGATGCGATGCGTGCGGGCGAGTTGGGCGAGGAGCAGGCGGCCATCCTGGTCCGCGAGACCGACGGCCTCGATCCCGGCGCCCGCGCACAGGTCGCGGAGGAGATCTCCGATCGATGGCACCGACTCGGCGATCGTGGACTGCGCGAAGCGACCCGCTGCGTGGTCAACCGTCTTGATCCCAATCTCGCTCAGGTCCGCGCAATCGCTGCCGCGCAGGATCGTCACGTCAGCTGGCGTTCGGCGCCGGACTCGATGCTGCGTCTGACTGCGCTGCTGCCGGTGCGGGAGGGGCTTGCCTGCGTCCAGGCCCTGCAAGCCGACCCCGCCGTGGCGAAGGCGCGTGCCGCAGATCGCAACCGGGCGATGGCCGATGCCCTCGTTTCGCGCGTCACCGGTCGAGCCGCAGGCGAAGGTGCGCCGGTCGACGTGCGAGTCAACCTGATGATCCCGATCGAGGCGCTCGTCAAGGATGCGCCGGGCTTCCTGGAGGGATACGGCACGATCCCTGGCCACCTGGCCCGCGACTTGATCAGCGCCTGCCCCGACAAGGACGGCCCCGACGTGCGCCGGATCTTCACCGCACCCGGGCACGACGAACTCATCGGGATGGAATCGACCGCCCGCACCTACCGCGGGTTGTTGCGCGAGTTCATCAAGCTTCGCGATCAACGCTGTCGGACGCCGTTCTGCGAGTCACCGGTCAAGCACATCGACCACATCGCACCGGCTGCCGCGGGCGGCAGGACGACTGCCTCGAACGCCGGGGCCGATTGCGAGCGATGCAACTACACCAAGGAAATCCCCGGTTACTTCGTCACCGGCAACGCGCAGACCGTGACGTATCGGGTCGGGCGGTTGACCATGACCAGTACGCCGCCGCGGCCACCCAGCGCGCGACCTCGCGAGGCTGTGTCGAGGCTCGAGCGGCGTTTTGTAGAGGTCATCTGGCACGGCTTCACGGCGCCTAAGCGCGAGTAG
- a CDS encoding NAD(P)H-quinone dehydrogenase, whose product MRAVTTRKRSVVVIGGGPGGYEAALVGAQLGAMVTVIEKEGMGGAAVLTDCVPSKALIATSDFMSRFEAAGRLGVGFDTTELDQHAHAEVQQINQRIVRLAKAQSLDIRAQCESAGVQVFDGVGQIVDRGRVYAEGTNGVSREFGADTILVAVGTTPRQLPTAVPDGERILTWQQIYDLPELPKHLIVVGSGVTGAELAHAYLGLGCEVTLVSSRDRVLPGQDADAATVIENVFRRRGMNVLNKSRAVGAQRVGDSVVVTLDDGRTVEGSHALLAVGAIPQTEGIGLQAAGVETTASGHIVVDRVSRTSVPGIYAAGDCTGVYPLASVAAMQGRIAMFHALGDAVAPLNLRGVCANIFTDPEIATVGYSMADIDEGKVEARTVTLPLSTNPRAKMRNITDGFVKLFARPGSNTVVGGVVVAPQASELIFPIGIAVQNRLTVDQLASTFSVYPSMTGSISEAARRLHTLES is encoded by the coding sequence ATGAGGGCCGTGACGACTCGAAAGCGCTCCGTGGTCGTGATCGGTGGTGGCCCGGGTGGCTACGAGGCGGCGCTGGTCGGCGCCCAACTCGGCGCCATGGTCACCGTGATCGAAAAAGAAGGTATGGGTGGCGCCGCCGTCCTCACCGACTGTGTGCCGAGCAAGGCCCTGATTGCGACGTCGGACTTCATGTCCCGGTTCGAGGCGGCCGGCCGGCTGGGCGTCGGCTTCGACACCACCGAGTTGGACCAGCACGCGCACGCCGAGGTGCAGCAGATCAACCAGCGCATCGTGCGGCTGGCCAAGGCGCAGAGCCTGGACATCCGGGCGCAGTGCGAGAGCGCCGGCGTCCAGGTCTTCGACGGTGTCGGCCAGATCGTCGACCGCGGCCGGGTGTACGCCGAGGGCACGAACGGTGTGTCGCGCGAGTTCGGCGCGGACACGATCTTGGTCGCCGTGGGTACGACGCCCCGCCAGCTGCCGACCGCCGTACCTGATGGTGAGCGGATCCTCACGTGGCAGCAGATCTATGACCTGCCCGAACTGCCCAAGCACCTGATCGTCGTGGGCTCCGGTGTCACCGGTGCGGAGTTGGCGCACGCGTATCTGGGGCTCGGTTGCGAGGTCACGCTGGTGTCATCCCGTGACCGCGTGCTACCGGGGCAGGACGCGGACGCGGCGACGGTCATCGAGAACGTCTTCCGCCGGCGCGGGATGAACGTGTTGAACAAGTCGCGCGCGGTCGGCGCGCAGCGGGTTGGCGACTCCGTCGTGGTGACGTTGGACGACGGCCGGACGGTCGAGGGTTCGCACGCGTTGCTCGCGGTCGGCGCCATCCCGCAGACCGAGGGCATTGGACTGCAAGCTGCCGGTGTCGAGACGACGGCTTCCGGACACATCGTGGTGGACCGCGTGTCGCGCACCAGCGTGCCGGGGATCTACGCAGCGGGGGACTGCACCGGGGTCTACCCGTTGGCGTCGGTGGCGGCGATGCAGGGCCGGATCGCGATGTTCCACGCGCTGGGTGACGCCGTCGCGCCGCTGAATCTGCGTGGTGTGTGCGCGAACATCTTCACCGACCCGGAGATCGCGACCGTGGGTTACTCGATGGCGGATATCGACGAGGGCAAGGTCGAGGCCCGCACGGTGACGCTGCCGTTGTCGACCAACCCGCGGGCCAAGATGCGCAACATCACCGATGGTTTCGTGAAGCTGTTCGCCCGCCCCGGTTCGAACACGGTGGTCGGGGGCGTGGTCGTTGCACCCCAGGCGTCGGAGTTGATCTTCCCGATCGGCATCGCGGTGCAGAACCGGCTGACGGTCGACCAGTTGGCGTCGACGTTCTCGGTGTACCCGTCGATGACCGGCTCGATTTCCGAGGCTGCTCGGCGACTGCACACGCTGGAGTCCTAG